A genomic segment from Planctomycetaceae bacterium encodes:
- a CDS encoding acyltransferase: MSFATRALGAFSRVTSSGKFITEIDALRFIAIVSVLNFHARTKFFPDEVHALGQGVVGTANWLYSCGWFGVQLFFVISGFILCTPFAEHHLNNRARIPISKYFLRRVTRLEPPYIINLVLLLALMLLCPVVREPQFASLSVGEYFQHFAASLAYSHNLVYQEMSYINWVTWTLEIEVQFYILAPLLAGVFALRRAWLRRGVLVGAIALSCFMEHRYYMHWTWLGALDTAALGAWWHNLVGFLSTMDVHMTLLGQIRFFLVGFLLADIYLTVWKGQPRKCFAWDAAGAAAWAVIPVLVAAQQTLPQWLQAARQPFWTLAGQHAAATALGDVAAVLDGMLLPAAMLLAYVGAFRGRLLNVFFRNPLIATIGGMCYTIYLYHGFLIEPALWPTAGLTGRIEAALTWRSLVQSALMAGFVVAAAGGLFLLFEKPFMYKDWPARLSQRWLAPLRRWRSQRAAEALAHPADDGVQVTVEEP; this comes from the coding sequence ATGAGCTTTGCGACGCGCGCTCTGGGCGCCTTTTCGCGCGTGACGTCGTCGGGCAAGTTCATCACCGAGATCGACGCCCTGCGGTTCATCGCGATCGTCTCAGTGCTGAACTTCCACGCCCGCACGAAGTTCTTTCCCGACGAGGTCCACGCCCTGGGCCAGGGAGTCGTCGGGACGGCGAACTGGCTGTATTCATGCGGGTGGTTCGGCGTGCAGTTGTTCTTCGTCATCAGCGGATTCATTCTCTGCACGCCCTTCGCCGAGCACCACCTCAACAACCGCGCGAGAATCCCCATCAGCAAGTACTTCCTCCGTCGTGTGACGCGCCTGGAACCGCCCTACATCATCAACCTGGTGCTGCTGCTGGCGCTGATGCTGTTGTGTCCGGTGGTTCGCGAGCCGCAGTTCGCGTCGCTGAGCGTGGGCGAATACTTTCAGCACTTCGCGGCCAGCCTGGCGTACTCGCACAACCTGGTCTACCAGGAGATGAGCTACATCAACTGGGTGACCTGGACGCTGGAGATCGAGGTGCAGTTTTACATTCTGGCGCCGCTGCTGGCGGGCGTGTTCGCCCTGCGGAGAGCCTGGCTGCGGCGGGGCGTGCTGGTTGGGGCTATCGCCCTGTCGTGCTTCATGGAGCACCGCTACTACATGCACTGGACCTGGCTGGGCGCGCTGGACACCGCCGCCCTGGGGGCGTGGTGGCACAACCTGGTGGGCTTCCTCAGCACGATGGACGTCCACATGACCCTGCTGGGCCAGATCCGCTTCTTCCTCGTCGGGTTCCTCCTGGCCGACATTTATCTGACGGTGTGGAAGGGTCAGCCGCGAAAATGTTTCGCCTGGGACGCCGCCGGCGCCGCCGCCTGGGCGGTTATCCCGGTGCTGGTGGCGGCCCAGCAGACGCTGCCGCAATGGCTGCAGGCCGCCCGACAACCGTTCTGGACGCTGGCCGGTCAGCACGCCGCCGCCACCGCCCTGGGCGACGTGGCGGCCGTGCTGGACGGGATGCTGCTTCCGGCGGCGATGTTGCTGGCGTACGTGGGGGCTTTTCGCGGGCGGCTGCTGAATGTGTTCTTCCGCAACCCGCTGATCGCCACCATCGGCGGGATGTGCTACACGATCTACCTCTATCACGGGTTCCTGATCGAACCGGCGCTGTGGCCGACCGCGGGGCTGACCGGTCGCATCGAAGCCGCTCTGACGTGGCGAAGCCTCGTGCAGTCGGCGCTGATGGCGGGTTTCGTCGTCGCGGCGGCCGGCGGGTTGTTCCTGCTGTTCGAGAAGCCCTTCATGTATAAGGACTGGCCCGCCCGCCTGTCTCAACGCTGGCTGGCGCCCCTGCGGCGCTGGCGGTCTCAACGCGCCGCAGAGGCGCTGGCGCATCCGGCCGACGACGGCGTACAGGTCACAGTGGAAGAGCCCTGA
- a CDS encoding NAD+ synthase, translating to MKIALAQFNPIVGDIVGNLDRSRKLIAQAADAGARLVVFGELSLVGYPPRDLLRKERFVADSEAAAASLARTCTQTAALVGFVRRNPAASGRPLQNCAALLSEGKIQHIYAKALLPTYDVFDETRYFEPGPDHPCLEIAGGRLGLSICEDLWDSASLGRALYERDPIAQLRSCGADIIINMAASPYQMGKPRLREELFARRAAAAKAAIVYVNQVGGNDELVFDGGSAVIGPDGSVVARAKSFEEDLLVVETADLGASRRETPAEEIDSLWSALKLGLRDYVRKCGFSSVVLGLSGGIDSALVAALGAEALGPDNVHALAMPSRYSSDHSLADAQALARALGIHYRVLPIEGVHAAYEQALGEVLAGGWEEIAYENVQARIRGAMVMAASNARGHMALATGNKSELSVGYCTLYGDMCGGLAPIGDVLKTQIYTLARRINARAGREVIPQSTIDKAPSAELKPNQTDQDKLPPYDVLDAILQRYIEGEKTALQIIDEGFDAQTVHRVVAMVDSAEHKRRQAAPVLKVTARAFGSGRRMPIAQRYIPQAGEF from the coding sequence GTGAAAATCGCGCTGGCCCAATTTAATCCCATCGTCGGCGACATCGTCGGCAACCTCGACCGCTCGCGCAAGCTGATCGCGCAGGCGGCAGACGCCGGGGCGCGCCTGGTGGTCTTCGGCGAGCTGTCGCTGGTGGGCTACCCGCCGCGCGACCTGCTGCGCAAGGAGCGGTTTGTGGCCGACAGCGAAGCGGCCGCGGCCAGCCTGGCCCGCACGTGTACGCAGACGGCAGCGCTGGTGGGCTTCGTGCGGCGCAACCCCGCCGCCAGCGGCAGGCCGCTGCAGAACTGTGCGGCGCTGCTGTCTGAGGGCAAGATTCAACACATCTACGCCAAGGCCCTGCTGCCCACGTACGATGTGTTCGACGAGACGCGCTACTTCGAGCCCGGGCCCGACCACCCGTGCCTGGAGATCGCCGGCGGGCGCCTGGGCCTGAGCATCTGCGAGGACCTGTGGGACTCCGCCTCCCTCGGCCGCGCGCTCTACGAGCGCGACCCCATCGCCCAGCTCCGCTCGTGCGGGGCGGACATCATCATCAACATGGCCGCCAGCCCGTACCAGATGGGCAAACCGCGCCTGCGCGAGGAGCTGTTCGCCCGCCGGGCCGCGGCGGCGAAAGCGGCGATCGTCTACGTCAACCAGGTCGGGGGCAATGACGAGCTGGTCTTCGACGGCGGCAGCGCGGTCATCGGGCCCGACGGTTCGGTCGTCGCCCGCGCGAAAAGTTTTGAGGAAGATCTGCTGGTCGTCGAGACGGCCGACCTGGGCGCCTCGCGTCGCGAAACGCCCGCCGAGGAGATCGACAGTCTCTGGAGCGCCCTGAAGCTTGGGCTGCGCGACTACGTTCGCAAGTGCGGATTCTCCAGCGTCGTGCTGGGGCTCTCGGGCGGGATCGACTCGGCGTTGGTCGCCGCCCTGGGCGCCGAGGCGCTGGGGCCCGACAACGTCCACGCCCTGGCCATGCCCAGCCGCTATTCCAGCGACCACAGCCTCGCCGACGCCCAGGCCCTGGCGCGGGCGCTGGGCATTCACTATCGCGTGCTGCCCATCGAGGGCGTTCACGCGGCGTACGAACAGGCCCTCGGCGAAGTGCTGGCCGGCGGGTGGGAAGAGATCGCCTACGAGAACGTGCAGGCCCGCATTCGCGGGGCGATGGTGATGGCCGCCAGCAACGCCCGCGGGCACATGGCGTTGGCGACGGGCAACAAGTCCGAGCTCTCGGTGGGCTACTGCACGCTCTACGGCGACATGTGCGGCGGGCTGGCGCCCATCGGCGACGTGCTCAAGACGCAGATCTACACGCTGGCGCGGCGGATCAACGCCCGCGCCGGGCGCGAGGTCATTCCCCAGAGCACCATCGACAAGGCGCCGTCGGCCGAACTCAAGCCCAACCAGACCGACCAGGACAAGCTGCCCCCCTACGACGTGCTCGACGCGATCCTGCAGCGATATATCGAGGGCGAGAAGACCGCCCTGCAGATTATCGACGAAGGCTTCGACGCCCAGACCGTCCACCGCGTGGTGGCCATGGTCGACAGCGCCGAACACAAACGCCGCCAGGCCGCCCCCGTGCTCAAGGTCACGGCGCGGGCCTTCGGCAGCGGGCGGCGAATGCCCATCGCCCAGCGATATATCCCCCAGGCAGGCGAGTTCTGA
- a CDS encoding beta-L-arabinofuranosidase domain-containing protein, translating to MNSNQAVDVKVHFAVTPFPLTAVRLAEGPLLARQRVHQAYMRSIDPERLLHNFRVTAGLPSTAEPLGGWEAPVIGVRGHYVGHYLSACAWMHQSMDDDQLKDRGAYLVGEIIKCQRAHGNGYVGAFGTDYLELQESGKFAWAPYYVVHKILAGLIDQHTACGTGGALEAACALADHVIKRLAPFTPEQIDAMMVTTQGHPLKEFGGIGESLYDLYALTGQERYLKLARDVFDRPWFLEPLARGQDILAGLHVNTHVPMIAAAVRRYELTGEEMPRRAVENFWRIVTQTRCYVEGGSSGPRPGGGKSVAEHWDFAGRLLPGLTGKTNESCVTHNLLKVTAALYRWSGDAACAHYHERAYWNSVLTRQHPQTGMFLYYLNLAAHSVKEWGEPMNSFTCCYGTNTEAFGRLGDGAYFHDAQGLIVNEYIASRLDWADRGLAVEQATDFPRGETTRLTFHATKPVEMTLRLRMPTWAGNPSVALNGQLTTAGPVGEYCTLKRAWSEGDTVELRLPMRLHTQGLPDAPEVAAVLYGPVVLAACTGSDLFYSGDLDSLPQRLVHAPADDQPLTFQLDTVHGPVTFKPLADVLDGQYGVYLRPPFASESCGLCGSWKHSRSGTIPQTWESARQ from the coding sequence ATGAATTCAAATCAGGCCGTTGACGTTAAGGTACACTTTGCGGTGACGCCGTTTCCGCTGACGGCGGTGCGGCTGGCGGAAGGGCCGCTGCTGGCGCGTCAGCGGGTGCATCAGGCGTACATGCGGTCGATCGATCCCGAACGGCTGCTGCACAACTTTCGCGTCACGGCGGGTCTGCCCTCGACGGCAGAGCCGCTGGGCGGGTGGGAGGCCCCCGTCATCGGCGTGCGCGGGCACTACGTCGGGCACTACCTCTCGGCGTGCGCGTGGATGCACCAGAGCATGGACGACGATCAGCTCAAGGACCGCGGGGCGTACCTGGTGGGCGAGATCATCAAGTGCCAGCGGGCCCACGGCAACGGATACGTCGGGGCTTTCGGCACCGACTACCTCGAGCTGCAGGAGAGCGGCAAGTTCGCCTGGGCGCCGTACTACGTGGTGCACAAGATCCTCGCCGGCCTCATCGACCAGCACACCGCCTGCGGCACGGGCGGCGCGCTCGAGGCCGCCTGCGCCCTGGCGGACCACGTCATCAAGCGTCTCGCGCCGTTCACGCCCGAGCAGATCGACGCGATGATGGTGACCACGCAGGGCCACCCGCTCAAGGAGTTCGGCGGCATCGGCGAGTCGCTCTACGACCTCTACGCCCTGACGGGCCAGGAGCGGTATCTCAAGCTCGCGCGGGACGTGTTCGACCGCCCGTGGTTCCTCGAGCCGCTGGCGCGCGGGCAGGATATCCTGGCCGGCCTGCACGTCAACACGCACGTGCCGATGATCGCCGCGGCGGTTCGGCGCTACGAGCTGACCGGCGAGGAGATGCCCCGCCGCGCGGTGGAGAACTTCTGGCGCATCGTGACGCAGACGCGATGCTACGTCGAGGGCGGCTCGAGCGGCCCGCGACCCGGCGGCGGAAAATCCGTCGCTGAGCACTGGGACTTCGCCGGCCGACTGCTGCCGGGCCTGACCGGCAAGACCAACGAAAGCTGCGTCACGCACAATCTGCTGAAGGTCACGGCAGCGCTGTACCGCTGGAGCGGCGATGCGGCGTGCGCGCACTATCACGAGCGGGCGTACTGGAACTCGGTGCTGACGCGCCAGCACCCGCAGACGGGGATGTTCCTGTATTACCTGAACCTCGCCGCGCACTCGGTCAAGGAATGGGGCGAGCCGATGAACAGCTTCACGTGCTGCTACGGCACGAACACCGAGGCGTTCGGCCGCCTGGGCGACGGGGCGTACTTCCACGACGCCCAGGGGCTGATCGTCAACGAGTACATCGCCTCGCGCCTGGACTGGGCGGACCGCGGGCTGGCCGTCGAGCAGGCCACCGACTTCCCCCGCGGCGAGACGACGCGCCTGACGTTCCACGCGACCAAACCGGTCGAGATGACCCTGCGGCTGCGAATGCCGACGTGGGCCGGCAATCCCAGCGTCGCGCTCAACGGCCAACTGACCACCGCCGGGCCCGTCGGGGAGTATTGCACGCTCAAGCGCGCCTGGAGCGAGGGCGACACGGTCGAGCTTCGCCTGCCGATGCGCCTGCACACGCAGGGGCTGCCCGACGCACCGGAAGTGGCCGCCGTGCTGTATGGCCCGGTGGTGCTGGCGGCCTGCACCGGCAGCGACCTGTTCTACAGCGGCGATCTGGACTCGCTGCCCCAGCGCCTGGTACACGCGCCGGCCGACGACCAGCCGCTGACCTTCCAGCTCGACACCGTCCACGGGCCCGTCACGTTCAAACCGCTGGCCGACGTGCTCGATGGGCAGTATGGCGTATATCTCCGGCCGCCCTTCGCCAGCGAATCGTGCGGCCTGTGCGGTTCATGGAAGCACAGCCGCTCGGGCACGATTCCGCAGACCTGGGAAAGCGCCCGGCAGTAG
- the tsaB gene encoding tRNA (adenosine(37)-N6)-threonylcarbamoyltransferase complex dimerization subunit type 1 TsaB, whose amino-acid sequence MSGEISIAIETSCRSGGLALGRGEALTAVDAFEASGRHATVLVSRLKALLERHALTPAGVQQVYVSAGPGSFTGLRVGITVARTMAQAMPQLRCVAVPTALAVAENLAGASWQKLAVIVDAQQGQIHATVLERRGDQVVLSGPAFVGTPGQFLAQAPRPLLLAGEGLLFADLTARGDELAPKETYLPTAAGVWRVGRRMAAAGQFVDYQRLLPIYSRKPTAEQVWQDKQGGQAVK is encoded by the coding sequence ATGAGCGGCGAGATTTCCATCGCGATCGAGACGTCGTGCCGCAGCGGGGGCTTGGCGCTGGGGCGGGGCGAGGCGCTGACGGCTGTCGATGCCTTCGAGGCCTCGGGGCGCCACGCCACGGTGCTGGTGTCGCGGCTCAAGGCGCTGCTGGAGCGGCACGCCCTGACGCCGGCGGGGGTGCAGCAGGTGTACGTCTCGGCCGGGCCGGGCAGCTTCACGGGTCTCCGCGTGGGGATCACGGTCGCCCGCACGATGGCCCAGGCGATGCCGCAGCTCAGGTGCGTAGCCGTGCCGACGGCGCTGGCGGTGGCGGAGAACCTGGCTGGCGCGAGCTGGCAGAAGCTGGCGGTGATCGTCGACGCCCAGCAGGGTCAGATCCACGCGACGGTCCTCGAGCGGCGCGGCGATCAGGTCGTGCTCAGCGGTCCGGCGTTTGTCGGAACACCGGGCCAGTTCCTCGCCCAGGCCCCGCGCCCGCTGCTGCTGGCCGGCGAGGGGTTGCTCTTTGCGGACCTGACCGCCCGCGGCGACGAGCTGGCGCCGAAGGAGACGTATCTGCCCACGGCCGCCGGCGTCTGGAGGGTTGGGCGCCGGATGGCGGCCGCGGGCCAGTTCGTCGACTACCAGCGCCTGCTGCCGATCTACTCACGAAAACCCACCGCTGAGCAAGTCTGGCAGGACAAGCAGGGCGGCCAAGCCGTAAAATAA
- a CDS encoding ACT domain-containing protein, whose translation MHMQTQFSVFLVNKPGVLAQVTAALAKAKVNIMALTLVDSMEHGVLRLVCHDAAAARKVLGQAHDRWTETDVLVMELENRPGSFSHVAERLAEEHINISYAYSTGGGQGGKTTAVFKVADMKKAAALMEQMEKAGHKEPRALKTPRSRKAK comes from the coding sequence ATGCACATGCAAACGCAGTTCTCGGTGTTCCTGGTGAACAAGCCGGGCGTTCTGGCGCAGGTGACGGCGGCGCTGGCCAAGGCCAAGGTCAACATCATGGCCTTGACGCTGGTGGACTCGATGGAGCACGGCGTGCTGCGGCTGGTCTGCCACGACGCGGCGGCGGCGCGGAAGGTGCTGGGCCAGGCCCACGACCGCTGGACCGAAACCGACGTGCTGGTGATGGAACTGGAGAACCGGCCAGGCAGCTTCTCGCACGTAGCCGAACGCCTCGCCGAAGAGCACATCAACATCTCCTACGCCTATTCCACCGGCGGCGGTCAGGGCGGCAAGACGACGGCCGTCTTCAAAGTCGCCGACATGAAGAAAGCCGCCGCCCTGATGGAACAGATGGAGAAGGCCGGCCACAAGGAACCCCGGGCGCTCAAGACGCCCCGCTCGCGCAAGGCGAAGTAA
- a CDS encoding isochorismatase family protein, producing MGKPQNTVMMDPSDVAMLLIDHQSGLFNLVKDMSVSQLRNNVIALAKVATKLDIPVITTASVPEGPNGPVIPEIQQFAPHAQYVPRHGQINAWDVPEFVQAVQSTGRKTLVMTGTLTSVCLVFPAICAAGAGYKVYAVVDASGNWSGMATDLSIARLSQAGVVPIDTFAVVGELQQTWNRPDAMDYAEIFGEHIIPNYRLLMESHAQEIHV from the coding sequence ATGGGCAAGCCGCAGAACACGGTGATGATGGACCCCTCTGACGTGGCAATGCTGCTGATCGACCACCAGAGCGGGCTGTTCAATCTGGTCAAGGACATGTCCGTGTCGCAGCTTCGCAACAATGTCATCGCCCTGGCCAAGGTGGCGACCAAGCTGGACATCCCGGTCATCACCACGGCCTCCGTGCCGGAAGGGCCCAACGGTCCGGTGATTCCCGAAATCCAGCAATTCGCCCCTCACGCCCAGTACGTCCCGCGGCATGGACAGATCAACGCCTGGGACGTGCCCGAGTTCGTCCAGGCCGTCCAGAGCACCGGCCGAAAGACGCTGGTGATGACCGGAACGCTGACCAGCGTGTGCCTGGTCTTTCCGGCGATCTGCGCCGCGGGCGCGGGGTACAAGGTGTACGCCGTCGTGGACGCCTCGGGCAACTGGAGCGGCATGGCCACCGATTTGAGCATCGCCCGCCTGAGCCAGGCCGGGGTGGTGCCCATCGACACCTTCGCCGTCGTCGGCGAACTCCAGCAAACCTGGAACCGCCCCGACGCGATGGACTACGCGGAAATCTTCGGCGAGCACATCATCCCCAACTACCGGCTCCTGATGGAGAGCCACGCCCAGGAGATCCATGTATGA
- a CDS encoding DUF1622 domain-containing protein encodes MREWIGFIVAALEVAGAVVIVGGTAVAMTRAGYLVARRRVEDGTYRQIRIDVGRAILLGLELLVAADIVKTVGLELSFSSVAVLGLVVLIRTFLSFTLEVEMTGRWPWQGRGERD; translated from the coding sequence ATGAGGGAGTGGATCGGGTTTATTGTGGCGGCGTTGGAGGTGGCGGGGGCGGTGGTGATCGTCGGCGGGACGGCTGTCGCCATGACCCGGGCGGGTTATCTCGTCGCCCGGCGCCGCGTCGAGGACGGCACCTACCGCCAGATCCGCATCGACGTGGGGCGGGCCATCCTGCTGGGGCTGGAGCTGCTGGTGGCGGCCGACATCGTCAAAACGGTCGGGCTGGAGTTGTCCTTTTCCAGCGTGGCGGTTCTGGGCCTGGTGGTGCTGATCCGCACGTTCCTGAGCTTCACGCTGGAGGTGGAGATGACCGGGCGTTGGCCCTGGCAAGGCCGCGGGGAACGGGACTGA